A single region of the Streptomyces sp. NBC_01262 genome encodes:
- a CDS encoding alpha/beta fold hydrolase produces MVVFHGGHMRAGLALGEDALAEAGCTILAPSRPGYGRTPLLTGTSAAGFADATRELCEHLGITKLAAVVGTSGGGPTAVTMAARHPDLVDRLILQSAVGWLPWPDPRTRRGAHAVFAAPVEPLTWAAVRALVRAAPDRGLRLLLDALSTRPGRDVVAALNPEDRARVIALYRVMRSGRGFLNDLCPVADPTAEVTQPTLVIATRKDGAVPFAHAQSLEAAIAHARLVESRADSHLIWFGPDWPAIAETIRAFLTADLPPTPYRRPPMPLH; encoded by the coding sequence GTGGTGGTATTTCACGGCGGCCACATGCGGGCCGGTCTGGCACTGGGCGAGGACGCCCTCGCCGAAGCAGGTTGCACCATCCTGGCCCCCTCGCGCCCCGGTTACGGCCGCACGCCGCTGCTCACCGGCACCTCAGCGGCCGGGTTCGCCGATGCCACGCGCGAACTGTGCGAGCACCTGGGCATCACCAAGCTGGCCGCCGTCGTGGGCACCTCGGGCGGCGGGCCCACCGCGGTGACGATGGCGGCACGACACCCCGACCTCGTCGACCGGCTGATCCTGCAAAGTGCCGTGGGGTGGCTTCCCTGGCCCGATCCGCGGACCCGTCGTGGCGCTCACGCGGTGTTCGCCGCGCCTGTCGAGCCCCTGACATGGGCTGCCGTGAGGGCCCTCGTTCGTGCCGCCCCCGACAGGGGGCTACGGCTATTACTGGACGCCCTGTCGACGCGGCCAGGGCGGGATGTCGTCGCGGCGCTCAACCCCGAGGATCGCGCGAGGGTCATCGCCCTGTACCGCGTCATGAGGTCGGGGCGTGGGTTCCTCAACGACCTGTGCCCTGTCGCCGACCCCACCGCCGAGGTCACCCAGCCCACCCTCGTGATCGCCACCAGAAAGGACGGCGCCGTACCGTTCGCCCACGCCCAGTCTCTGGAGGCCGCCATCGCGCACGCCCGGCTGGTCGAAAGCCGGGCCGACAGCCACCTGATCTGGTTCGGACCCGACTGGCCGGCCATTGCCGAGACGATCCGCGCGTTCCTCACCGCCGACCTGCCCCCGACGCCGTACCGGCGTCCGCCGATGCCCCTGCACTGA
- a CDS encoding ArsB/NhaD family transporter, whose product MSDWHSWAAIAVFTGAYVLIITERIHRTAAALGGAGLMLLIGAIDDKAAFYSEHAGVDWNVIFLLLGMMAIVGVLRQTGVFEYLAIWSVKRAHGKPFRVMAMLIVITAVASALLDNVTTVLLVAPVTLLVCERLGLRAAPFLIAEIFASNIGGTATLVGDPPNIIIASRAGLTFNDFLVHLAPIAILLTGVLVVICRIMFRRDFVHDEERADEIMELEEREAIRDHRLLYQGLAVLALVIAGFVLHPVLHYEPSVVALLGAGLLIAVSKVETTEVLREVEWPTLAFFAGLFIMVGSLIETGVIGDLSKTLADAMGGNELGATMGLLFGSAALSGIVDNIPYVATMAPITADLVKDMGGAAGGHHVLWWALALGADLGGNATAIGASANVVVLGIAERNRQRISFWEFTKYGLVVTAITVALAALYLWLRYFALA is encoded by the coding sequence ATGAGCGACTGGCACAGCTGGGCGGCGATCGCGGTCTTCACCGGCGCGTACGTCCTGATCATCACCGAACGCATCCACCGCACCGCTGCCGCACTGGGCGGTGCCGGGCTGATGCTGCTGATCGGAGCCATCGACGACAAGGCAGCTTTCTACAGTGAGCACGCCGGCGTCGACTGGAACGTCATCTTCCTGCTGCTGGGGATGATGGCGATCGTCGGTGTGCTGCGGCAGACCGGCGTCTTCGAGTACCTGGCGATCTGGTCGGTGAAACGGGCCCACGGCAAGCCGTTCCGGGTGATGGCCATGCTGATCGTGATCACCGCCGTCGCCTCCGCCCTGCTGGACAACGTCACCACCGTGCTGCTCGTCGCCCCGGTCACCCTGCTGGTCTGTGAGCGTCTCGGGCTACGCGCCGCGCCCTTCCTGATCGCCGAGATCTTCGCCTCCAACATCGGCGGCACCGCCACCCTCGTCGGCGATCCCCCGAACATCATCATCGCCAGTCGCGCCGGGCTGACCTTCAACGACTTCCTGGTCCACCTCGCCCCGATCGCCATCCTTCTGACCGGCGTGCTGGTGGTGATCTGCCGGATCATGTTCCGCAGGGACTTCGTCCACGACGAGGAGCGCGCGGACGAGATCATGGAGCTGGAGGAGCGCGAGGCCATCCGCGACCACCGGCTGCTGTACCAGGGGCTGGCCGTACTGGCCCTGGTGATAGCCGGTTTCGTGCTGCACCCGGTGCTGCACTACGAACCCAGCGTGGTCGCCCTGCTCGGTGCCGGTCTGCTCATCGCCGTCTCCAAGGTGGAGACGACGGAGGTGCTCAGAGAGGTCGAGTGGCCCACCCTGGCCTTCTTCGCCGGGCTGTTCATCATGGTCGGCTCCCTGATCGAGACCGGTGTCATCGGCGACCTGTCCAAGACTCTCGCCGATGCCATGGGCGGCAATGAACTCGGCGCCACCATGGGCCTGCTGTTCGGCTCCGCCGCCCTGTCCGGCATCGTGGACAACATCCCCTACGTCGCCACCATGGCGCCCATCACCGCCGACCTGGTCAAGGACATGGGCGGCGCGGCAGGTGGTCACCACGTCCTGTGGTGGGCCCTGGCCCTGGGCGCCGACCTCGGCGGCAACGCCACCGCCATCGGCGCCTCCGCCAACGTCGTCGTCCTGGGCATCGCCGAACGCAACCGCCAGCGCATCTCCTTCTGGGAGTTCACCAAATACGGACTCGTCGTCACGGCGATCACGGTGGCCCTGGCAGCGCTGTACCTGTGGCTGCGCTACTTCGCCCTGGCCTGA
- a CDS encoding CBS domain-containing protein: MRARDLAVEYPSVTLDSDALDAARLLAERRLPGVMVIDDDGKPYAILPASRLVKLLVPDYVLEDPALAAVVDEKHADRLCRALDGRPVRDCLPRERQVPPVSDPDDTALEVAALMARERSPLVAVVEKGKAGGRLLGVITAAHLLEQLLGVA, encoded by the coding sequence ATGCGCGCACGTGACCTGGCAGTGGAGTACCCATCGGTGACCCTGGACAGCGATGCCCTGGACGCGGCCCGGCTGCTGGCCGAGCGGCGGCTGCCCGGGGTGATGGTGATCGACGACGACGGCAAGCCGTACGCGATCCTGCCGGCCTCCCGGCTGGTGAAGCTGCTGGTGCCCGACTACGTACTCGAAGACCCGGCCCTGGCGGCGGTGGTCGACGAGAAGCACGCCGACCGGCTGTGCCGGGCCCTGGACGGGCGCCCGGTACGTGACTGCCTGCCCAGGGAGCGGCAGGTACCGCCGGTCTCGGACCCGGACGACACCGCGCTGGAGGTGGCCGCGCTGATGGCGCGGGAGCGCAGCCCCCTGGTGGCGGTGGTGGAGAAGGGTAAGGCGGGTGGTCGGCTGCTTGGCGTGATCACCGCCGCTCACCTGCTGGAACAACTTCTCGGAGTGGCATGA
- a CDS encoding cation:proton antiporter, producing MVLVAVFGVALLVAVLLSGLAARSVLSTSLLFLVGGALVGDGFLGLVHITPDSGIVAVTADLALFAVLFTDGMHVSFSALRGAWRNPVRALGLGMPLAFVGMALVTHFLVGLDWTTSFLVGAVLAPTDPVFASAIVGRKEVPARLRQLLNVESGINDGLALPVVLVLIAAAGPTSGTAESDLGAIALELIGGLALGIVLPLTVNGLVRFRLLGAEPKLQPLLPLAVGVILYATCHLTHANPYLAAFSAGAVLASVSPESKHAFEPLGEALAELAKFAALLVFGALLTPHLFGDLSVGGYVAVVLAIVLIRPASLLISLLGTTTIDRREKLTAAWFGPKGFASVVYGLLVLQSGIPHGEQAYTLIAVCIAFSIVAHSSTDVPIARMFDVEDLVGIPDDDEAEDDERAPLMAAAPKEETGHART from the coding sequence ATGGTGCTTGTTGCGGTCTTCGGTGTCGCGCTTCTTGTCGCGGTGCTGCTGTCGGGGCTGGCGGCCCGGTCGGTGCTTTCCACCTCGCTTCTCTTCCTTGTCGGTGGCGCGTTGGTCGGTGACGGCTTCCTGGGCCTGGTGCACATCACTCCGGACAGTGGGATCGTGGCGGTGACGGCCGATTTGGCGCTGTTCGCGGTGTTGTTCACCGACGGGATGCATGTCTCCTTCTCTGCCCTGCGCGGCGCCTGGCGGAACCCGGTCCGGGCACTGGGCCTGGGGATGCCGCTCGCCTTCGTCGGGATGGCGCTGGTCACGCACTTCCTGGTGGGGCTGGACTGGACGACGTCGTTCCTGGTGGGGGCGGTGCTGGCGCCGACGGACCCGGTGTTCGCGTCGGCGATCGTGGGCCGTAAGGAAGTTCCGGCACGGCTGCGGCAGTTGCTGAATGTGGAGAGCGGCATCAACGACGGGCTGGCGCTGCCAGTGGTCCTGGTATTGATCGCCGCCGCCGGGCCGACCTCCGGGACCGCCGAGTCGGACCTGGGTGCGATCGCGCTGGAGCTGATCGGCGGCCTGGCGCTGGGCATCGTGTTGCCGCTGACGGTCAACGGGCTCGTACGCTTCCGGCTCCTGGGCGCCGAGCCGAAGCTGCAGCCGCTGCTGCCGCTGGCGGTCGGCGTGATCCTTTACGCGACCTGCCACCTCACACACGCCAACCCCTACCTCGCCGCGTTCTCGGCGGGTGCGGTGCTGGCCTCGGTATCCCCGGAGTCCAAGCACGCCTTCGAACCGCTGGGGGAGGCCCTGGCGGAACTGGCCAAGTTCGCCGCGCTGCTGGTCTTCGGCGCGCTGCTGACCCCGCACCTGTTCGGTGACCTGTCGGTGGGCGGATACGTGGCCGTGGTGCTGGCGATCGTGCTGATCCGGCCTGCCTCGCTGCTGATCTCCCTGCTGGGCACCACCACCATCGACCGGCGGGAGAAGCTGACCGCGGCCTGGTTCGGGCCGAAGGGCTTCGCGTCGGTGGTGTACGGGCTGCTGGTACTGCAGTCCGGGATCCCGCACGGCGAGCAGGCCTACACGCTGATCGCGGTGTGCATCGCGTTCTCGATCGTGGCGCACAGCAGCACTGACGTGCCGATTGCCCGGATGTTCGACGTCGAGGACCTGGTCGGCATTCCGGACGATGATGAGGCCGAGGACGACGAGCGGGCGCCGCTTATGGCGGCGGCCCCGAAGGAGGAGACCGGCCATGCGCGCACGTGA
- a CDS encoding PP2C family protein-serine/threonine phosphatase, with amino-acid sequence MGAVTTVDLVAGPGVGFLPLLSLGPAFASLIGGLRRTAAIGLLALLLCVLLGLYDELLEARRGYTAIASVAGVSVAGLAATAGRKRREAELANVRSIAEVAQRVLLRPVPRRAGHLRIAVSYTSAAAEARIGGDLYEVVTSPGGVRVIVGDVQGKGLEAVETAAVVVGAFREAAHDEPDLACVSARLERALNRRLSGEEFVTVILAEIKDDQTVTLLNYGHPAPLLLRADGTFRFAEPPETAPPLGLADIGPQGPASYRVPLAPGDQMLLYTDGVTEARDRTGTFYPLGERAFLLKVPDPDAALEALRKDLETHVEGPLHDDAALFLLRYREPG; translated from the coding sequence ATGGGCGCCGTCACTACCGTCGACCTGGTGGCCGGCCCGGGCGTGGGTTTCCTTCCACTGCTGTCGCTCGGCCCGGCCTTCGCCAGCCTGATCGGCGGTCTGCGCCGCACGGCGGCGATCGGGCTGCTCGCCCTCCTCCTGTGCGTACTGCTCGGCCTCTACGACGAGCTGCTGGAGGCTCGACGCGGCTACACCGCCATCGCCTCCGTGGCCGGCGTCTCCGTCGCGGGCCTCGCCGCGACGGCGGGGCGCAAGCGACGTGAGGCCGAACTCGCCAACGTCCGCTCCATCGCCGAGGTCGCGCAGCGGGTTCTGCTGCGCCCGGTGCCCCGCCGTGCCGGGCATCTGCGGATCGCGGTCTCCTACACCTCCGCCGCTGCCGAAGCCCGCATCGGCGGGGACCTGTACGAAGTCGTGACCTCGCCCGGCGGGGTCCGGGTGATCGTCGGCGACGTCCAGGGCAAGGGCCTGGAAGCGGTCGAGACCGCCGCCGTCGTGGTCGGCGCCTTCCGGGAAGCCGCCCACGACGAACCCGACCTCGCCTGCGTCAGCGCCCGCCTGGAACGCGCCCTGAACCGCCGCCTGTCCGGCGAGGAATTCGTCACCGTGATCCTCGCCGAGATCAAGGACGACCAGACCGTCACGCTCCTCAACTACGGCCACCCCGCACCGCTCCTCCTCCGTGCCGACGGCACCTTCCGCTTCGCCGAGCCGCCCGAGACCGCCCCGCCGCTCGGCCTCGCCGACATCGGCCCCCAAGGCCCTGCTTCCTACCGGGTGCCGCTCGCCCCCGGCGACCAGATGCTGCTCTATACCGACGGCGTCACCGAGGCCCGCGACCGCACGGGCACCTTCTACCCGCTCGGCGAACGAGCCTTTCTCCTCAAGGTCCCCGACCCCGATGCCGCGCTGGAAGCTCTCCGCAAGGACCTGGAGACCCACGTCGAGGGGCCCCTGCACGACGATGCCGCCCTGTTCCTGCTCCGCTACCGAGAACCCGGGTAA
- a CDS encoding integrase core domain-containing protein, translating to MLLRLAYLTVTNTFAVLRLLPMSDRDKDTEILALRHQITVLERQLGGGKVRFSPNDRAFLAALLHRLPAQVLRRIRLVVRPDTVLRWHRDLVARRHAARSRPKRPGRPRTVRSIRLLVLRLARENSNWGYRRIHGELLVLGVTVAASTVWEILQEAGIDPAPERATSTWADFLRSQADALLACDFLETITLSGARFYVCAVIEHGSRRIRVLGATAHPSAAWVAQAAKNLVMDLEDADCRAKFLIRDRDGKFPALFDTVLNDAGIEVVLSGVRMPRMNSIMERWVQTCRHELLDRTLIWNQRHLLHALREFEDFYNSHRPHQGIANARPLRPLPMPISDPEQITHLDIRRRQRLGGILHEYRHAV from the coding sequence GTGCTGCTGCGACTGGCTTACCTGACCGTGACGAACACGTTCGCCGTGCTGCGCCTGCTGCCCATGAGCGACCGGGACAAGGACACGGAGATTCTCGCCCTCCGGCATCAGATCACGGTGCTGGAGCGCCAACTCGGTGGCGGGAAGGTTCGGTTCTCCCCGAACGATCGCGCGTTCCTGGCGGCGTTGCTGCACCGCCTGCCCGCGCAGGTGCTGCGCAGGATACGGCTGGTGGTGCGTCCGGACACCGTGCTGCGCTGGCACCGCGATCTGGTCGCACGCCGCCACGCTGCGCGCTCCCGGCCCAAGCGCCCGGGAAGGCCGCGGACCGTGCGCTCCATCCGGCTGCTGGTGCTGCGGCTCGCCCGCGAGAACTCCAACTGGGGGTACCGCCGCATCCACGGCGAACTCCTCGTTCTGGGCGTTACGGTGGCCGCCTCCACCGTCTGGGAGATCCTCCAGGAAGCCGGGATCGACCCGGCACCCGAGCGCGCCACGAGCACATGGGCGGACTTCCTGCGCTCCCAGGCCGACGCCCTGCTGGCATGCGACTTCCTGGAAACGATCACCTTGTCCGGGGCGCGGTTTTACGTATGTGCGGTGATCGAGCACGGCAGCCGCCGGATCCGGGTCCTGGGCGCTACCGCGCACCCGTCCGCGGCCTGGGTGGCACAGGCCGCGAAGAACCTCGTCATGGACCTCGAAGACGCCGACTGCCGGGCCAAGTTCCTGATCCGGGACCGGGACGGAAAGTTTCCCGCCCTGTTCGACACCGTCCTCAACGATGCAGGGATCGAGGTAGTACTCAGCGGAGTACGGATGCCGCGTATGAACTCGATCATGGAAAGGTGGGTGCAGACCTGCCGGCACGAGCTGCTGGACCGCACCCTGATCTGGAACCAGCGACACCTGCTCCACGCGCTACGCGAGTTCGAAGACTTCTACAACTCCCACCGGCCCCATCAAGGCATCGCCAACGCCCGCCCATTACGCCCCTTACCGATGCCAATCAGCGATCCGGAGCAGATTACCCACCTCGACATACGACGACGCCAACGACTCGGCGGCATCCTCCACGAGTATCGACATGCCGTCTGA